A stretch of DNA from Leptospira bouyouniensis:
TTCCGCAGTGACATAGGCTAATAATTTTTGGCTAGCTCGATCTTCTATAACCAATGCTCGTGCGAATTGTCTTGTTTGGATTCCAATACCAGTTTGGTCTTCCCTTGCATAACCCCAAAACATAACACCGATTGGTGGACCCGTAATGTCCTTTTTGGACATCCCGGCAGAGAACTCCCTAGTCTCATCAGCGAACAAAGGGAGAGTGAAAAAAAGTGAAAGAGAAAGTAAGATCCGAATTTTCATCCTACTCGTTTTACCATCGATCTTCGAAACTGTCAATCCCGAACAATTGTCGACTATTTCGGAGATGGGATTGTCATATCCGATGGGAGCCAGACAAAAAAGAACAAAATTTGACAAGATTCGCTTTCAAAGAGATCCTTCCAAGAATTGGGACAAAGAAATTAGGGACGAAATCTTGGCTTACACCGAAGTTGGAAAAAGAAAAAAAGTTAGGAGCTTTATGTTTACATTGTTACAGTCCAGATTAGGCCGATTTCGCATTTTGGCATTTTTAGAAGGTGTTTCATTTTTAACGATTTTATTTGTGACAATGCCACTCAAGTATCTCTACCAAAATCCGGAACCTAATAAAATTGTAGGACTTGTCCATGGATTATTGTTTCTATTGTATTTGATAGAACTGTTCCAAGTAAAAGTGGAGTTGGAATGGAAACTGAAAAAAACATTCCTTGCTGCCTTAGCTTCCGTGATCCCTTTTGGAACGTTTTGGGCAGAAAAATATTTATACTTAAAAACAGTTGAAGATGATGTAAAAAACCAGAATTAAGATATGAAAACTAATTTATTCTCTGCAATACTGATCGCCAATCTTTTGTTAGTTAGCTCTGTTTCGAGCCAAAGTAAACCGATTAAAAAACAAACACAAGTAAAAGCAGTAGTTGAAACACCAAAAGAAGTAGAAAAAACAAAACCAGAAACTCCAGATCAATACCAACTTCGTTTGATTATGGAAAATGATGCTTTTGGTGGTTTTTCAGATCAGTATTACACAAACGGTTCTCGTTTAGAATTTCATATGAGTGCAGGGGAATCAAATCCTACGAGAAAAATATTCAGTTATTGGAATGATTTATTTATTACACCAAATGAAAAAACAAGATACTTGCAAGGATTTGCCATTGGACAAGAATTTTATACTCCAACAAACATAACAAAAGCAGATGTTTCTTATGGAGACAGGCCCTATTCAAGCCGAGGGTATTTTACAAATTCTCTTACTACATTCACAGAAGATACAAGTATCACAACCGAACTTGAATTAGGTATGATTGGACCATCTGTTGGTGGAAAATCAGCACAAATCAATTTTCATAACTTTATTGGATCTCCAACACCGCAAGGTTGGGATACACAAATCCCAGATTCATACTCGGCTGCTTTAAAAACAGACATCAGAAAATTTTATCACCGGTTTTTCGGAACACAATACAATGTAAATCTAGGAAATATCCAAACCGATGTATCCTTTGGACTTATCTTTCGATTTGGAAATGTGGACAAAACACCTGGACCAGGGAGTTCTGCTCTCCAACCAGGGTCACCAATCCTTCATGAAGAAGGAAACGGGTATTGGTATTTTTATATCAATCCAGGTGGAACTTTACAAGCATACAATGCGACGATCCAAGGCCAAATGGGTACCGACAAAGCATATAAATCACAAAACAGAAGTTCGTCGTTTAGCAATTGGGACAGTTTTTTAAACAATCCAACTCCAGAAGTGGGCGAAAGAGAATTACAATATAGAATTTTATCCGAAGATAATGGGAAAAATACATTACAACGATACATTCTCTTCAATGAGTTTTTGGTGAATGGAACAAATAACCCATATAACATTGGATTAAATTATCTGTTGTTTAATAATATTTTTAACGGTGCCGAAGAAATTGAACGCACGACAAGACTTTTTTTATTATCCAATTTAGCAGCGCAATGGGACCAAATTCCTGATAATGCAAGGGCATTGGCTGTTTACTCCATATTCAGACCAGAAGGTGGAAAACTTCCTCCTATTGTACGATATTATTCGTACGAAGTTTTGTCTCAATTTATCTTGGACCCAAAACAAAGAGAGACGTTGTTACAATTGTTACGTGAAGAAGTTGAATACCGAGATGAAAAAACCTATATTGCGGATTTAAAACGTGCTGTAGGTTTTGTTAGGGCAGGTTTCGTTTCTGTATCGAATGCAGGTTTTTTATTTGGCATCCATTACAATTACCAAACAATCGATTTCCAATCGGCAAAGGGACTCCCCCAACAACACCAATGGATTGGTTTCCAATTAGGAAAAGTCTTTTAAAGAACAAAAAATAAACCCAATCAGAAGAAAACTTTTGAACCAAATTCAAAAATAAGACTCGCCAAACGAATGCTTGTAACGGAAAACTGTGCGATCATGAAGAATCACAGTTTGGGTGGCCGCCTCTGGTTTGTTTTAATTTTATTTGGACTTGTTGGTCAAATCGCATGGTCTGTTGAAAACATTTACTTTAATTTATTCATTTATAATACAATTTCCAAAAGTACCTCCTCTGTCACATTAATGGTTCAATTGAGTGGAATTGTTGCGACATTTACAACTTTAATTGCGGGGATTTTATCAGACAAACTTGGTAACAGGAAGTATTTCATCTCATTAGGATATTTATTTTGGGGATTACTTACTTTGTCCTTTGCTTTTGTATCAAAAGAAAATACAAGCAATTGGTTCGGAATATCAGATGAATCACAAATCATAACACTAACAATCGCAATTGTTATCACTTTAGATTGTATTATGACTGCTTTCGGTTCAACATCCAACGATGCAGCCTTTAATGCATTTGTAACAGATAACACTGGTAATGCGAGAAGTTTAGCAGAAGGTGTTTTGTCGGCAATGCCACTCATTGCAATGTTAATTGTCGCTGGTGGATTTGGCATGATAGTGACAGCTTTTGGTTACCCTGGCCTTTTTGTTGGAGTGGGAACATTAATGTCTTTGTCGGGGATACTTGGGTTATGGGTCATACAAGATCACCCAAACCTTACAAAACAAAATTCAAATTTTATCGGAGATTTATTATATGGATTCAAATTATCGGTAATTTTAAATCACAAACGATTGTATTTGTACTTTTTAGCAATGGGTATTTATGGAATTGCTAGCCAAATTTATATGCCTTACTTGATCATTTTTATGCAAGAATATCTAAGTTTTAATGCCATACAGTATTCCATTGTACTTGCGTGTGTGATTCTAGGAGCAAGCTTCATCACCATATTTCTTGGCAAACAATTCGATGGAAAAAACAAAGATAAATTGCTAATTCAATATTCATTCCTCTATATTCTGGGAATGATATCGTTATACATTGTCTCAAAATTTCTAAAAGGATACGATACAAACCTTGTGATGATATTTGTTGGTTTCACAAGTTTAATCTTAATCACTGGTTTTGTTTTAGTACTAGCTCTGTTAGGTGCACAAATCCGAGATTTTACTCCGATTGAAAACACGGGCAAACTACAAGGGATCCGTATGATTTTCTTTGTGTTAATACCTATGTTCATTGGACCAATGATTGGTCAAAAAATAAACGAATCGACAAATTTGACCTACATAGATCCAACAAATGGAAGTATTGCACATGTCCCATCACCAGAAATTTTTATCACTGGCGCAGTATTTTGTTTATTAATATTTTATCCACTAACATTGATTAGAAAAGGAAATCTAAATTAAGATGAAAGTTCCCCACATTGAATACCCTAGGCCTCAACTTAAAAGAGACAGTTATTTAAATTTAAACGGGGAATGGTTCTTAGGTCATTCCAAACAAGGAGAACCTATTGAATACCAACACAAAATCATTGTCCCCTTCTCACCTGAAACAAAAGCAAGTGGCTTGGGTAATTTTATTTTAAAACCAGATGAAGTCTTATTTTATAAAAAAGAATTTGAAATAGATTCAGATTTTCTAAATGAAATCACATTTTTACATTTTGGTGCCGTCGATTATTCGTGCATTTGTTATGTAAATGGAAAAGAAGTAGGATACCATCAAGGTGGATTCCTTCCATTTACATTTGATGTTTCAAAGGTAATTCGACCAGGAAAAAATGAAATCAGACTGACTGTCACTGACCCCACCGATACGGGGAACCAATCTAGAGGAAAACAGAAATTAAATCGGGGTGGGATTTGGTACACTCCTCAATCAGGAATATGGCAAACTGTTTGGATGGAAAGTGTTC
This window harbors:
- a CDS encoding DUF3817 domain-containing protein; translation: MFTLLQSRLGRFRILAFLEGVSFLTILFVTMPLKYLYQNPEPNKIVGLVHGLLFLLYLIELFQVKVELEWKLKKTFLAALASVIPFGTFWAEKYLYLKTVEDDVKNQN
- a CDS encoding lipid A deacylase LpxR family protein, producing the protein MKTNLFSAILIANLLLVSSVSSQSKPIKKQTQVKAVVETPKEVEKTKPETPDQYQLRLIMENDAFGGFSDQYYTNGSRLEFHMSAGESNPTRKIFSYWNDLFITPNEKTRYLQGFAIGQEFYTPTNITKADVSYGDRPYSSRGYFTNSLTTFTEDTSITTELELGMIGPSVGGKSAQINFHNFIGSPTPQGWDTQIPDSYSAALKTDIRKFYHRFFGTQYNVNLGNIQTDVSFGLIFRFGNVDKTPGPGSSALQPGSPILHEEGNGYWYFYINPGGTLQAYNATIQGQMGTDKAYKSQNRSSSFSNWDSFLNNPTPEVGERELQYRILSEDNGKNTLQRYILFNEFLVNGTNNPYNIGLNYLLFNNIFNGAEEIERTTRLFLLSNLAAQWDQIPDNARALAVYSIFRPEGGKLPPIVRYYSYEVLSQFILDPKQRETLLQLLREEVEYRDEKTYIADLKRAVGFVRAGFVSVSNAGFLFGIHYNYQTIDFQSAKGLPQQHQWIGFQLGKVF
- a CDS encoding MFS transporter, producing MKNHSLGGRLWFVLILFGLVGQIAWSVENIYFNLFIYNTISKSTSSVTLMVQLSGIVATFTTLIAGILSDKLGNRKYFISLGYLFWGLLTLSFAFVSKENTSNWFGISDESQIITLTIAIVITLDCIMTAFGSTSNDAAFNAFVTDNTGNARSLAEGVLSAMPLIAMLIVAGGFGMIVTAFGYPGLFVGVGTLMSLSGILGLWVIQDHPNLTKQNSNFIGDLLYGFKLSVILNHKRLYLYFLAMGIYGIASQIYMPYLIIFMQEYLSFNAIQYSIVLACVILGASFITIFLGKQFDGKNKDKLLIQYSFLYILGMISLYIVSKFLKGYDTNLVMIFVGFTSLILITGFVLVLALLGAQIRDFTPIENTGKLQGIRMIFFVLIPMFIGPMIGQKINESTNLTYIDPTNGSIAHVPSPEIFITGAVFCLLIFYPLTLIRKGNLN